A stretch of DNA from Magnetococcales bacterium:
CTCGCCCGGCGGCACCACCATTGCCGGGTTGTTGCGTCTGGAACAGGCGGGGGTGCGGGGGGCTTTGATGGAGGCGGTAATGGCCGCCTGGAAGCGGGCAGGGGAACTCCGTTGACTTGCACTATTTATCCTTTAAGTATCAAAAAAAGAAAATGTTCTATCCTTTGACTTTGAATTTGTACTAATAAAATATAAATTTTTTGATGTGCGCTTATGTAATGAACAACAGACACGTCAAAAGACAGAACATTTTCTTTTTTTGATACTTAAAAGATAAATATTAAAAGTCCAAAGAAAGGAATCCCTCCATGGGCCTCTTCGCCTCCATCGCCACAATCCTCAACTTCGTCCTGGAACTGCTCTCCTGGATGGTGGTGATCCGGGTATTGCTCTCCTGGGTCAACCCCGATCCCTACAACCCCCTGGTCCAGTTCCTGGTACGCACCACCGATCCGTTGTTGCGCCCCCTGCAACGCCTGCTGCCCACCCTGGGCGGCCTCGACTTCTCCCCCATCGTGGCCCTGCTCCTGCTCGCCCTGGCCAAACGTATCCTGGTCGCCCTCTCCACCGGCCTCTCCACCGGCGGAGCCATGCTGATGCTGGTCAACGAACTGTTCATCGTCGTCCACCTGCTCATCACTTTCTACCTGATACTTTTTCTGGTGCGCAGCGGCCTCAACCTCTGGTCCTGGATCTCCTTCCGCCGCGGTCAACCCGCCGCCATCAACCTCTACAACCCCTGGGTGCGCTTCATCTTCCAGGCCACCGAACCCGTACTGCGCCGTCTGCGCCCCTCCATCCCCACCCTGGGCGGCATGGATTTGACCCCGTTTCTGGCCGTCATCCTGACCATCTTTCTGCTGGGACTGCTGCAAAACGGCATGGAGCTGCTCATGACCCCCGCCAGCAGCGCCATCGATCCCCCCTCTTTCATGCCATGAGCAACGCCGCCACCTCCTGGTGGCGCACGGAGCAGGGCGATCTCCTCCTGGAAATCCATGTGGCGCCGCGCGCCTCCCGTGAAACCATTCTCGGCCTGCGCCACGGACGTCTGGGCGTCGCCCTGACCGCCCCTCCCGTGGAAGGCGCCGCCAACAAGGCGTTGATCGCCTATCTGGCCAAACAACTCGGCATCGCCAAAAGCGCGGTGATCATCGTGCAGGGGGAACAGGGACGGGACAAGCGGGTGCGCCTGCAACAGGTGGCGCCGCAACGGTTTACGCAGTTTTGTCGGACGTGGCAACTGCCGGATGGACCCTGACCCCTCCGGCAGGACGCCGGAGGGACGGGGAGAAAACAGAGACTACAGGGCCGATTCCACCCATTCGTACAGCTTCGACTTGGGCATGGCGCCAATCTTGGAGGCATCGATCTTGCCACCCTTGAAAAGCATCAGCGTGGGAATGCCACGCACGCCGTAACGACCCGGTGTACCGGGATTCTGGTCGATGTTGATCTTGGCCACGATGAGGCGCCCCTGATAATCCTCCGCCAGGGAGTCCAGGAACGGAGCCACCTGCTTGCAGGGCGCGCACCACTCCGCCCAGAAATCCACCAATACCGGCAGTTTGGCCTGCAATACCTCTTCTTCGAACCGGTCGTCGGATGTCTGCAGGATATGTTGGCTCATGAACGAAATCTCCCTATCTGGCTGACGGCTTTTACCTTCTCCAAAACCGTGAATTCTAGGCAATGCTCCGCTTTCCTGTCAAGTCGGCGGAATGGGATCTGTGCGCCTTTTCCCATGGCCAATTGACACGGCGCTCCACTTTGCCTATAAAGAGGCCCATCGGGCGCGGTTAGCTCAGTGGATAGAGCGTTGGCCTCCGGAGCCAAAGGTCACAGGTTCAAGTCCTGTACCGCGCGCCACTCTCGATATCGGATCCCTCGAAACGGCGATGACACTGCCTTCCGCCCCGCCGTCCCGGCCTCATCCGCATCTTCTGCCACATGTCCTGCTCGTCCACCACACCCATTTTCCCGACATTCACGGCGGCATCGACGCCATGCTGCACACCCTGGCGGCATCGCTGCAGGCCTCCTGTCGCGTCTCCTTCTTCATTCCGGGCGGCTGGAACGACAAGAACCTCTCGCAACAGCGCCACGGCGAGGTCGATCTCTTCACCCTGCGTCTGCGCATGCCCATCGACCGTCATCCCGTAAGGGGTTTCCTGGGCTGGCTGGTCGAATTCCCCCGCACCCTCCTCACCCTGCGGCGTCTGCTGCGCCGGGAAGGCGTCGATCTCATCCATCTGCACACCCTGCAATCCTACGACTTCTATTTCCTGCTGCTCGCCCTGCTGGGCGCTCCTCCCTGCCTGATCACCTTTCACGGCACCGATCTGGTGAAATTCACCAAACGCAAAGGCTGGCTGGCCTGGATGGAGCGTCGCTGCCTGCGGCGCGCCCGTTACCTGGTAACGGTCTCTCCCGCTCTGGAACGGCTGGCACGCGAACATTTCCCCGGTCGCGCGGTGCGCTGCATCCCCAACGGCACGCCGCCTCCCGTGCCCGCCCCCCTTCCCGTCGGGATGGCGCTTCCCGAACGGTTCTGCCTCATGGTGGGCTGGATCGAGCCGGTCAAGGGGGTGGATATCGCCGTGGCGGCCTGGAGCCGGGTGTTGGCGCAGCAACCGGAGTTGCATCTTCTGCTGGTCGGGGATACCGGCACCATGCCCGAATACGCCACCCCCCTGCGGGAAGAGGTCGTCAAACGCGGCCTGTCGGAACGCATCCACTTTCCGGGAGTGCTGCCCCGTCCGGTCTGGCAGGCCATGGCCCGGCGGGCGCTGGCCCTGCTGATGCCCTCCCGCAGCGAAGGCACCCCCTACACCTTTCTG
This window harbors:
- a CDS encoding glycosyltransferase family 4 protein — translated: MTLPSAPPSRPHPHLLPHVLLVHHTHFPDIHGGIDAMLHTLAASLQASCRVSFFIPGGWNDKNLSQQRHGEVDLFTLRLRMPIDRHPVRGFLGWLVEFPRTLLTLRRLLRREGVDLIHLHTLQSYDFYFLLLALLGAPPCLITFHGTDLVKFTKRKGWLAWMERRCLRRARYLVTVSPALERLAREHFPGRAVRCIPNGTPPPVPAPLPVGMALPERFCLMVGWIEPVKGVDIAVAAWSRVLAQQPELHLLLVGDTGTMPEYATPLREEVVKRGLSERIHFPGVLPRPVWQAMARRALALLMPSRSEGTPYTFLEAGALGMTVIASDIDAFRDLLEPGKEGLLTRTEDASALADAVLWVADHPETAREMGGALATKIASRFSAEAMARAYLELYREMSQ
- the trxA gene encoding thioredoxin TrxA, producing MSQHILQTSDDRFEEEVLQAKLPVLVDFWAEWCAPCKQVAPFLDSLAEDYQGRLIVAKINIDQNPGTPGRYGVRGIPTLMLFKGGKIDASKIGAMPKSKLYEWVESAL
- a CDS encoding YggT family protein; its protein translation is MGLFASIATILNFVLELLSWMVVIRVLLSWVNPDPYNPLVQFLVRTTDPLLRPLQRLLPTLGGLDFSPIVALLLLALAKRILVALSTGLSTGGAMLMLVNELFIVVHLLITFYLILFLVRSGLNLWSWISFRRGQPAAINLYNPWVRFIFQATEPVLRRLRPSIPTLGGMDLTPFLAVILTIFLLGLLQNGMELLMTPASSAIDPPSFMP
- a CDS encoding YggU family protein, encoding MSNAATSWWRTEQGDLLLEIHVAPRASRETILGLRHGRLGVALTAPPVEGAANKALIAYLAKQLGIAKSAVIIVQGEQGRDKRVRLQQVAPQRFTQFCRTWQLPDGP